A stretch of DNA from Pseudomonas sp. HN11:
AAGATAACGGCAGTGGTCGTTGTTACACCGTCGATTGCATCAAGGGTTAAGGATGGTTATGCAAGCTGTAATGAACCCGAAGTATCCGGGGCTCAGTGTACGGGTCGCCGACGAAGGATTTGATGCCTACGTGTGGGGCAATGACTTCAGCTTTGAGGTCAGTGCCTACGGTGAGCCGCAGATGGGCAAGCGGGTCGATCAATGGCCCGTGGAGCGCATCTTGCCGTACCGCAAGTGTTATGGCATTGACCCCGAAGAGTTCGCCAGTTTCCGCGATGCGCCCGACAGCGCGATCTTCATGGCTTACCTGGACGATCGGCCAGTGGGGCATATCGTGGTCAGCACCAACTGGAATGGCTTTGCCCATGTAGATGAGCTGGCGGTCGTCCTGGCCGCGCGGCGTCATGGGGTGGCCAAGGCGTTGCTGGATGTGGCGCAGTTCTGGAGCCGCAAGAAGAACCTGCCGGGCATGATGCTGGAAACCCAGAACAACAACCTGGGTGCCTGCCGTTTGTACGAGCGTTGTGGCTATGTGATGGGCGGCATCGACCACTTGCGCTATCGCGGCATCGACCCGCAAACCCGTGAAGTGGCGATTTTCTGGTATCGGTTGTTCAAAAGCGAAGTCGACAAGACTTAACCCGCCAACAGGCCCTCGGCCTTCTGCGTCACAATCTCCAGCAGCGCATTCAGCGCCGGCGAGGTCACGCCGTCCTTGAGGGTCAGCGCGTACAGGTTGACCATGATCGGAGGCGACACCGGGCATGCATCCAGCCCGGCTTCCCGCGCGCCGTACGCGGTGAAGGGGTCGACCACCGCCAGGCCTTCGCCGGCTTCCACCATGCTGCGCATCATCTGGTAAGTCTGGACACGCGTCTGCACCACCGGCAGCGGGCGCAAGGCTTGCAGCTTGGCGTCAAGCAAGCGGCTGAGCGGGTCCTGGCCTTCCAGCCCGATCATCGATTGCCCAGCCAGGTCCTGTAATGCAATGTACTTTTGCTTGGGCTTGAGCCAGCCATGGGGGGCGAGCAATTGCAGTTTGCCCTGTGCGAGTACGCTGCTATGGAGCTGTGGATGTTCCGGGTCATGCAGGCTCAGACCCACGTCGGCTTCGTGCAACAGCAAACTTCTGACGATCTCCCGAGTCGGCTGGCTCGACAGGTTGCACGGCGTATCCTGGAAGCGCCTGCGCAGCACCGCAATGCTTTGCGGCAGCAACTGGTTGGCGAGGGGCGGCGTGCAGAGGGCGCGCAGGGTCGGGGCGTGATGGTGTTTCAGGCGGCTGGCCAGGCGTTGAACCGGTTCCAGCGCCTCATATACGTGGGCGATTTCGGCCTGCAGCTCAAGGGTTTCGCGAGTTGCCTGCAAGCGTCCACGTACACTGGCGAACAGCATAAACCCCAATTGCGCCTCGGCTTCCTTGAGCGCCGCATCCACATCGCCCAGGGGAAGTTGCAACCATTCGGCGGCCAAGCCTGGATGTCCGGTCTGCAAGATGGCCTGAATCACTTCGATATGACGTAAACGCATCGCCGGAGTCTATGTGCAGCGGGCCCGGTATTCAATAGAATGGCTGCGCTGATCATCAACGACCAAAGCCGGCTAACGGCATTAACAACAAAAACAGGTCTGGTCTCATATGCGTTTATCCCCGAAATTCCTCGGGGTAACGGCCAAACAACTGCTGATGCTGGTGAGCGTCGGTTGCGTGGCTGCTTATCTCCTCGACACTCAAAGCGAAACCCCGCCGGAAAACCTGGCACTCGAAGCCTTTATCCGCTCCCAGGAGCAGGTGGTCGAACAGGTCGGCCCGGTGCTGGGCATGGAATTGGTCAGGCAGGTGGTCGCGCATCCGGGCTACAACTCGGTGGGCTACCAGCGTTCGATGTATGCCGTTGAAGGCGAGCGGGGGCGGTTGATGGTGACACTGAAGAGTGTGAAGGGAGAGCAGGGCATCGAGGTCACGGAGATCCGCCGCCCGTGATCACCCCAGCCCAGTCAATGCCGTCAATGGCCAGGACTGAGCAGGTCGATAGGGCGAGATCTTATGAGGCGAGGGTGGTTTGCGATTCGCGCACAAGAATAGTGCCTGATTGGATCAACTTGAATTCGTCGCCTTCCAGTTTCTCTACACGATCGCCAATGGCCAACTTGTAGGTGGTGGTAGGTGCCGAGCCAGCCAGGTCGCCTTGCGCCGGGTCTGATTCCTGGAACTCATGCACCGAATACACGCGTCCTTCTGCGTCTCTGGCATGAAACTGTCCGACTAATACTGCTGCCATCTGTTTAGAACCTCTGGAGATAAACACTCGATTTGCGGTTCTGTAGACCGTCATGGAGCGGGGTAGTTTACTTACGGAATAAAAATACTATTCGCTGATATTTTCGGATGTTTCCTATCTGTCGTAGTGCCAGGTAAACCCTCGGAGGAATTTCAAAACCTTCTGGTGAACATGCCGCGAAGGCTCTATAACTACAGGCTCCTTTAATCAGACGTCGGGAAACCCCAATGAGCAAGGTCTACACGGTAGCCGTCATAGTCGGTAGCTTGAGAAAAGACTCGATCAACCGCAAGGTCGCCCTGGCATTGGCCGACCTGGCCCCTGCCAACCTGAAGTTGAACATTGTGGAAATTGGCGATTTGCCGCTCTACAACGAAGACATTGACGGTGCGTCACCGCCGGCAGCCTACAGTACTTTCCGCCAACAGGTGAGCTCATCCGACGCGGTGCTGTTCGTGACCCCGGAATACAACCGCTCCGTGCCCGCCCCGTTGAAGAATGCCATTGACGTAGGTTCGCGGCCTTATGGGCAGAGTGCCTGGGGTGGCAAGCCGGGCGCGATCATCAGTGTGTCGCCGGGTGCAATTGGTGGGTTTGGCGCCAACCATCACCTGCGTCAGTCCCTGGTGTTCCTCGATGTGTGGTGCATGCAACAGCCGGAGGCTTATCTGGGCGGTGCGGGGAGTGTGTTCGATGACGCAGGGAAGGTGTCGGAAAAGACCAAGCCGTTTCTGCAAGCGTTTATCGATGCCTACGGTAAATGGGTGGAAAAACAGCACGCTTGATTTGGCTATGAGATCAAAATGTGGGAGCGCCCGCTCCCACACTGGGTTCAGCGTAGCCAGTTAGTCCGCGCCAACTCGATTACTTCATCGCCACGGCCACTCATCACCGCCTTGAGCATATAGAGGCTGAAACCCTTGGCCTGTTCCAACTTGATGGTCGGCGGCATCACCAACTCCTGGGTCGCGGTGACCACATCCACCAGCACCGGGCCGTCATGGGCCAGGGCGCGGCGCAGGGCCGGTTCCAGGTCTTCGGATTGCTCCACGCGGATGCCGAGGATGCCCATGGCGTTGGACATGGCGGCGAAGTCCGGGTTTTTCAGTTCGGTGCCGGCATCCAGGTAGCCCGCAGCCTTCATTTCCATGGCGACGAACCCCAGG
This window harbors:
- a CDS encoding GNAT family N-acetyltransferase, which translates into the protein MQAVMNPKYPGLSVRVADEGFDAYVWGNDFSFEVSAYGEPQMGKRVDQWPVERILPYRKCYGIDPEEFASFRDAPDSAIFMAYLDDRPVGHIVVSTNWNGFAHVDELAVVLAARRHGVAKALLDVAQFWSRKKNLPGMMLETQNNNLGACRLYERCGYVMGGIDHLRYRGIDPQTREVAIFWYRLFKSEVDKT
- a CDS encoding LysR substrate-binding domain-containing protein, with translation MRLRHIEVIQAILQTGHPGLAAEWLQLPLGDVDAALKEAEAQLGFMLFASVRGRLQATRETLELQAEIAHVYEALEPVQRLASRLKHHHAPTLRALCTPPLANQLLPQSIAVLRRRFQDTPCNLSSQPTREIVRSLLLHEADVGLSLHDPEHPQLHSSVLAQGKLQLLAPHGWLKPKQKYIALQDLAGQSMIGLEGQDPLSRLLDAKLQALRPLPVVQTRVQTYQMMRSMVEAGEGLAVVDPFTAYGAREAGLDACPVSPPIMVNLYALTLKDGVTSPALNALLEIVTQKAEGLLAG
- a CDS encoding NADPH-dependent FMN reductase, with amino-acid sequence MSKVYTVAVIVGSLRKDSINRKVALALADLAPANLKLNIVEIGDLPLYNEDIDGASPPAAYSTFRQQVSSSDAVLFVTPEYNRSVPAPLKNAIDVGSRPYGQSAWGGKPGAIISVSPGAIGGFGANHHLRQSLVFLDVWCMQQPEAYLGGAGSVFDDAGKVSEKTKPFLQAFIDAYGKWVEKQHA